In the Peromyscus maniculatus bairdii isolate BWxNUB_F1_BW_parent chromosome 20, HU_Pman_BW_mat_3.1, whole genome shotgun sequence genome, one interval contains:
- the Zhx2 gene encoding zinc fingers and homeoboxes protein 2 — protein sequence MASKRKSTTPCMVRTSQVVEQDMLEETDRAKDKGMGMPPSDVAKDSWAAEPENSSKENEVVEMKSMGENQSKKLQGGYECKYCPYSTQNLNEFTEHVDMQHPNVILNPLYVCAECNFTTKKYDSLSDHNTKFHPGETNFKLKLIKRNNQTVLEQSIETTNHVMSLAAGGPGSGDNDPGVSMGKIPTMKTGKSKADAKKVPKKPDEAAPENHMEGTARLVTDTAEILSRLGSVELLQDSLGHVMPSVQLPPNINLVPKVPVPLNTTKYNSALDTNATMINSFNKFPYPTQAELSWLTAASKHPEEHIRIWFATQRLKHGISWSPEEVEEARKKMFNGTIQSVPPTITVLPAQLAPTKMSQPILQTALPCQILGQPSLVLTQVTSGSTTVSCSPITLAVAGVTNHGQKRPLVTPQATPEPKRPHIAQVPEPPPKVANTPLTPASDRKKTKLQIAHLKASFLQSQFPDDAEVYRLIEVTGLARSEIKKWFSDHRYRCQRGIVHITSESLAKDQMAIAGTRHGRTYHVYPDFAPQKFKEKSQGQLKTLEDSFLKSSFPTQAEVERLRVETKLSRREIDSWFSERRKLRDSMEQAVLDSMGSSKKGSDMVAPNGALSRLDQLSGAQLAGSLPSPSSAIIQNQEQIHLLRSTFARTQWPTPQEYDQLAAKTGLVRTEIVRWFKENRCLLKTGTLSWLEQYQQHHLADDHGRDIVSRKAAKQVAESPKNGSEVAQQYAKDPRALCEEDSDKLVPRVKMGGEQAKDCVAGKPSEAASDRSEGSSRDGQGSEDNEESGIVDFVEVTVGEEDAISEKWGSWSQRVAEGTADRADSDSDSAPAEAGHA from the coding sequence ATGGCAAGCAAGCGGAAATCTACGACTCCGTGCATGGTCCGGACATCACAAGTAGTCGAACAGGACATGCTGGAGGAGACAGACAGGGCCAAAGACAAAGGAATGGGCATGCCGCCATCCGATGTGGCCAAGGACAGCTGGGCAGCAGAACCTGAAAACTCgtccaaagaaaatgaagtggTAGAGATGAAATCTATGGGGGAAAACCAGTCCAAAAAACTCCAGGGTGGTTATGAGTGCAAATATTGCCCTTATTCCACACAGAATCTGAACGAGTTCACAGAACACGTCGACATGCAGCACCCCAATGTGATTCTCAACCCCCTCTACGTGTGTGCCGAATGTAACTTCACAACCAAAAAGTATGACTCCTTATCTGACCACAACACCAAGTTCCATCCGGGGGAGACCAACTTCAAGCTGAAATTGATCAAGCGTAATAATCAAACGGTCCTGGAACAGTCCATCGAAACCACCAACCACGTTATGTCCCTCGCGGCCGGTGGTCCTGGAAGTGGTGACAATGACCCCGGGGTCTCCATGGGTAAAATCCCCACGATGAAGACAGGAAAATCAAAGGCAGATGCCAAGAAAGTGCCCAAGAAGCCTGACGAGGCTGCCCCGGAAAACCACATGGAAGGGACTGCCCGCCTGGTGACGGATAcagctgagatcctgtccagacttGGAAGTGTGGAGCTCCTTCAAGATTCACTGGGACACGTCATGCCTTCCGTACAGCTGCCACCAAATATCAACCTTGTCCCCAAGGTCCCCGTCCCTCTGAACACTACCAAATACAACTCTGCCCTGGACACAAATGCCACCATGATCAACTCCTTCAACAAGTTCCCTTACCCCACCCAGGCTGAGCTCTCTTGGCTAACAGCTGCCTCTAAACACCCAGAGGAGCACATCAGAATCTGGTTTGCCACCCAGCGCTTAAAACACGGCATCAGCTGGTCCCCGGAAGAAGTGGAGGAAGCCCGAAAGAAGATGTTTAATGGTACCATTCAGTCAGTACCCCCGACCATCACTGTGCTTCCTGCTCAGCTGGCCCCCACAAAAATGTCACAGCCCATCCTCCAGACAGCCCTGCCGTGCCAGATCCTCGGCCAGCCCAGCCTGGTGCTGACTCAAGTGACGAGTGGGTCGACGACCGTCTCTTGCTCCCCCATCACACTTGCGGTGGCAGGAGTGACCAACCATGGCCAGAAGAGACCTTTGGTGACGCCTCAAGCTACCCCTGAGCCGAAGCGTCCACACATCGCCCAGGTGCCAGAGCCTCCACCCAAGGTGGCCAACACGCCCCTCACCCCAGCTAGCGACCGCAAGAAGACGAAGTTGCAGATTGCGCACCTCAAGGCAAGCTTTTTACAGAGCCAGTTCCCTGACGATGCTGAGGTCTACCGCCTCATTGAGGTGACAGGCCTTGCCAGGAGCGAAATCAAGAAGTGGTTCAGTGACCATCGTTACCGGTGTCAGAGGGGCATTGTCCATATCACCAGCGAATCCCTTGCCAAAGACCAGATGGCCATTGCAGGCACCCGACACGGTCGCACCTATCATGTATACCCCGACTTTGCCCCCCAGAAGTTCAAAGAGAAAAGCCAGGGACAGTTGAAAACCCTGGAAGACAGCTTTCTGAAAAGCTCTTTTCCCACCCAGGCAGAAGTGGAGCGGCTGAGGGTGGAGACCAAGCTGAGCAGGAGGGAAATCGACTCCTGGTTCTCAGAGAGGCGCAAGCTTCGAGACAGCATGGAGCAGGCCGTCTTGGATTCCATGGGGTCCAGCAAAAAAGGATCAGACATGGTAGCCCCCAATGGTGCTCTATCTCGCCTGGACCAGCTCTCCGGTGCACAGTTAGCTGGTTCTCTGCCCAGCCCTTCATCAGCAATTATACAAAATCAAGAACAGATTCACCTGCTCAGGAGCACTTTCGCGAGAACCCAGTGGCCCACGCCTCAGGAGTACGACCAGTTAGCGGCCAAGACCGGGCTGGTCCGAACTGAGATTGTGCGCTGGTTCAAGGAGAACAGATGCTTACTAAAAACTGGAACCTTGAGTTGGCTGGAGCAGTACCAACAGCATCACCTGGCGGATGACCACGGCCGTGATATCGTATCAAGAAAAGCGGCGAAACAAGTTGCTGAGAGCCCAAAGAATGGAAGCGAGGTGGCTCAACAGTACGCCAAGGACCCCAGAGCGCTCTGCGAGGAGGACTCCGACAAGCTGGTCCCCAGGGTGAAAATGGGTGGCGAGCAAGCTAAGGACTGTGTGGCGGGCAAGCCCTCAGAGGCCGCCTCAGACAGGTCAGAGGGCAGCAGCCGCGATGGCCAGGGCAGTGAGGACAACGAGGAGTCAGGCATCGTGGACTTTGTGGAAGTGACGGTCGGAGAGGAGGACGCCATCTCTGAGAAGTGGGGGAGCTGGAGTCAGAGAGTGGCGGAAGGCACAGCAGACCGGGCCGACTCGGACTCGGACAGCGCCCCTGCCGAGGCGGGCCACGCCTAG